The DNA segment AAAAAATAATTGTAATACAGAACATTTAGGTGGTCCTCAACAAGGGTATCTGACTTGTGTTTAAGGAGATTTAAGTTAAAGTCACCTAAGATGAAACAATATTTATTCTCACGGTTAACACGGtcaagtaaacaaaacaaaccttcatTAAAGTCTCTGATGACAGAATGTGGAGGGCGGTATATCGCTCCAACAATAATACTCTTTCCACCAGTGACAGGAAGTTCAACAAAAATAGACTCAACGTCGGACATGTCTGTTCTCAGAGAAAGATcatgtcttattttgaagtcatAATCAGAATGAATAAACAGAGAAACTCCCCCTCttattctgttttctcttaCATCATGGACTGAATTGTAATTTAGaagtttaaatgtttctttagaGTCTTCTGTAAGCCATGTTTCCGTTAGGGCTGTAACTGAAAAATCATGCCTAAGTGACgataaataatgaataaagtTGTCAAAGTTAGATGATATACTTCTTATGTTGAGATGGAAAGAAGAAAGCATATTTGCTGGCATAGAAGAACATAACTCATTGAATTGAGATTCATCATAATAATTACAGAGGTTAGAAATgtcaaatgtggaaaaaaagttttgatcTGGGTCAACATCACCATTGTAGGCATCAAACTTAGGACCATCAAAGGGCTTGAAAGTCTGATCTTCCGAGGCAGAGTAGCAGTCAGCTGGAGAGTCCACGGGTTCAGGGTCTGGGACTAAAACAGCTTCATCCATTGTTTTAATTCAGAACTAATCAGGCTTTAATTctggacaaaacaaaaacaacacataaacCAAACTCAGCCTCATGTTGAGCCGGCACTTCCACCTTTGGGCTTCATGATCAGCTTGTCAAACCTTAGGGTGGCGATGTCACCTCTCTCACAGGCAGCCTTTACCTCTGGGAGGAGATCGCTCCTCTTTTTCTGGACAGCGTCTGAAAAGTCCTCATTAATGTCGACGTTTGAGCCTTTCCCACAGAGTTGGAGGTGAACCACACTCACACGGGGGATCTCGGTGTTCACTTTCCTTTAACTTATCTTTCACTGAGCGTTGGCAGTATTTCTCCTTGCGTGTCCGTCTCCGGCCGTAGATGGCAGCGGGGGTCAGTTCACTCCAGCAGAATCGACATGCTCCGGCAACAGCGTGCAGCGCTCACGTCAGAGTCGTGAATCACATTAGTCTGAGTACAGGCTTTGTTCTCTCCAGGCGGCGCCTGTTCCACTGGGCTGTGGACACTGTTCGCCATTCCAGGCCGCAGGCCGGCCTCTGCCCGAGGGTGTGCGTTGCCGCTCCACCAGGGCACCGGGTGTCCACGTCTTGGGTCGCCCTGACGGCGGTGCCCCTGGACGAGCTATGTGCTGTTGCCATCTGGACAGCGCCTGGCACCTTTTTCAGGTTCTCCAGGCTGGCCGCTGTGCCTCCGCATGCACTGCGGGTGGTcctgggccctgcagaggcttctcagtgaggttggtctctgtGATTCCTCGTGACTGAGTTGGCATTcttcattccagtgctttaagcgccgcctctggcggtcagtagggatgaaatagaacgagagttacgaatgtaactacggttctatgagtCCCGCACGAccgccagagcgctctgtcactcggaatcctcgtggttACGCGAGAAGATTCCGCAGGAGCCGATTCCGGGTCAGGGAACCGGTATTTATACGGTTCTGGGGTTACCCGGGTAGTCACGAGTGacgtttgttggtatacatactcgaactgcgcatgcgcgaagggaacattccagtgctttaagcaccgcctctggcggtcatccgggattcatagaaccgtacaTTCGTAACTCTCGTTCATCAGCCACCTGGAGTTTGGATCACACATATTTCTGAAGTAATTCtgcttttagtttctttttaaatatatgtaGACTTGTGGATTCTTGGATGGATTTGTATCCAAACCATCCTttgatggtttgtgtgtgtctgtatgtatCTGTGttttgacgtgtgtgtgtgtgtgtgtgtgtgtgtgtgtgtgtgtgtgtgtgtgtgtgtgcatgcgtgcgtgtgggcgtgcgtgcgtgtgtgtgtgtgtctattgacgtgtttgtttctgtttgtgtgtgtgtatatctgttttgatgtgtgtgtgtgtgtctgttttgatgtgtgtttgtgtgtgcgtctgttgtcatgtgtgtgtatctgtgttttgacgtatgtgtgtatttgttggcatgtgtgtgtgtgtgtgtgtgtgtgtgtgtgtgtgtgtgtgtgtgtgtgtgtatacatatctGTTTTGATGcgtttcaatgtgtgtgtgtgtgtgagtgtctgtgtgtgtctgtgtttttgtttgtgtgtgtgtgtgtgtgtgtgtttgtgtgtgtgtgtgtttttgatgtgtgtgtgtgtgtgtgtgtgtctgtctgtctgtatctGTTTTTtgacgtgtttgtgtgtgtgtctgtatgtatCTGTGTTTTgacacgcatgtgtgtgtggaccaaatgtccccacaaggataggaaaacctgcacgacgtgccttgtgggacctttttccggtcctaatgagggaaacagtgttttcttgaccatgttgttgttactcaaaaaagtcaaaggtcaaaaacatttctttagggttcggctgtgttgtggtctgggttagggtgtgtgtgtgtgtgtgtgtgtgtgtgtgtgtgtgtgtgtgtgtgtgtgtgtgtgtgtgtgtgtgtgtgtgtgtgtgtgtgtgtgtgtgtgtgtgtgtgtgtgtgtgtgtgtgtgtgtgtgtgtgtgtgtgtgtgtgtgtgtgtgtgtgtgtgtgtgtgtgtgtgtgtgtgtgtgtgtgtgtgtgtgtgtgcgcgcgtgtgtgtgtgtctgtgtgtgtgtgtgtgtgtctgtgtgtgtgtgtgtgtgtgtgtgtgtgtgtgtgtgtgtgtgtgtgtggtctgtcaTATTTCGTGAACTCAGGCTTTCTGaacatctttattttatttttgtcatttttctttgcatgttATTCAGGCCTGCAGGCAGCAGGTGGCGGTACTGGTGACCTCCAGGACTTCAGCTTCATCCTGCTTCAGCCGGTTCCACCAGGACCTTCAGCATGACCGAAACAGAATGAAGACATCACACACACCGACgggccagcagagggagctATACAATCCTGTCAGCCTTAGTTCTGAACTGCAGTGAGAGGAGACACACTGCACTGACTGCTTACCCTCACTTTACAGGTTCTCTCCTttgttttggctcatttcttgaaacagaagtTACATTCTCAGAACTCTAAGATCTGTTCTCAGAACAGTCTCTCAGTTCCGCTCAGCaccacggttcacctgtcaaagctcACATGTCTGTAACACACGTCAGCCAGGTGTCAAAAACACATTGATTTCTCAAACGGTGGCTGTCCTCAAAATGCTTCGTCCTTTTGGCATGGGCTCCCTCTCCTGTCAGGAATGTTCTTGACTGATTCTGACAGTTGATGATCAGACTGTTGATCATGTGATGACTGTTACAGTGTAAGGGACAACCACTCGACTGAgaatcaatcagtttagatcTACATGGTCTATTCACATGGAAATTGAGCTGAATGTAGAGAAACTGTATTTAGTTTACAAAGGCTTTCTAATACATAGAGACACGAGCGACTTTCCAGtgtgatgacatgaatgagaaacactgcagagcagTCTGGAGGTTTCGTCCACGTTATGCTGACAATGTagtttctgtttgaagaaatgagccaaatcaAAGGAGGAAAACTGTAAAACCAGGATGAAGTCAGATCAAGAACCACTCACCTGGATCATCAGAGGATCTCGTTTTTGCTGGAATTCCCTTCAGGCGTGAATACAGACGTGGAATCTGCAATCGGACGATGAGAAACAGCCTCTGTTAACGgagagcagcacaaagaggAAGCAAACCAAGAAAAACCTGTCCCAGGATCACATCCACCACTGAGGCGTGTGTCGTATCGCCATGATTTCTGGAGCCCGGTCCGAACCGAGGTGACGTACTGCAGCGGTACAGGCGGTTGACCCGCAGGATGTCAGTGGGGCTCATCTGGGTGGCTCTGCCGATGGCGACGTTCTCATTGGGGATGGGAAGGATGGTGGGCTGCCTGTTTCTGGAGAAGGCGAACCTGTGGCGCACAGAGACAGCGGGAAGCAGTGGCAGGAAACAGACACGGGTTCCAGGCAGACGGACAATGTGCAGCCACTCACTTTCCATAATGCATGACGGAGTTGTAGTCATACGGCGTTCCCAGGTTGATGGTGGCAATCTTCCGGAAGTTATGCTCCATCCCTGCAGGGTGAAAGCACAGCTCAGGTAAAATCGTCAGAAGACCAGCCTgctcttccaaagagctccggGAGCAAACAAcatcagctgcagcttttcCCAGGACACTGCCTGCTCTGCTCCAAGAGGCCCTGACGCAGCCACAGCCAGCCAACAGCTGGCCAACAGCTGGCCAACAGCTGGCCAACAGCTGGCCAACAGCTGGCCCACAGCTGGCCAACAGCTGGACAAACAGCTGGACAAACAGCTGGCCGACAGCTGGCCGACAGCTGGCCCACAGCTGGCCCACAGCTGGCCCACAGCTGGACAAACAGCTAGCCAACAGCTGGGAAACAGCTGGCCCACATCTGGACAAACAGCTGGCAAACAGCTGGACAAACAGCTGGCCAACAGCTGGACAAACAGCTGGCCAACAGCTGGCCCACAGCTGGACAAACAGCTGGCCAACAGCTGGCCAACAGCTGGCCAAACAGCTGGACAAACAGCTGGACAAACAGCTGGACAAACAGCTGGACAAACAGCTGGACAAACAGCTGGACAAACAGCTGGCCAACAGCTGGCCCACAGCTGGACAAACAGCTGGACAAACAGCTGGCCAACAGCTGGACAAACAGCTGGCCAACAGCTGGCCCACAGCTGGACAAACAGCTGGCCAACAGCTGGCCAACAGCTGGCCAACAGCTGGACAAACAGCTGGCCAAACAGCTGGACAAACAGCTGGCCAAACAGCTGGCCAAACAGCTGGACAAACAGCTGGACAAACAGCTGGACAAACAGCTGGCCAAACAGCTGGCCAAACAGCTGGCCAAACAGCTGGACAAACAGCTGGACAAACAGCTGGCCGACAGCTGGCCGACAGCTGGCCGACAGCTGGCCGACAGCTGGCCAACAGCTGGCCAACAGCTGGCCAACAGCTGGCCAACAGCTGGACAAACAGCTGGACAAACAGCTGGCCGACAGCTGGCCAACAGCTGGCCAACAGCTGGCCAACAGCTGGACAAACAGCTGGACAAACAGCTGGACAAACAGCTGGCCGACAGCTGGCCAACAGCTGGCCAACAGCTGGCCAACAGCCCGCCAACAGCCGGCCGACAGCTGGCCAACAGCTGGCCCACAGCTGGCCAACAGCTGGCCAACAGCTGGCCAACAGCTGGCCAACAGCTGGACAAACAGCTGGACAAACAGCTGGCCAACAGCTGGCCAACAGCTGGCCAACAGCTGGACAAACAGCTGGACAAACAGCTGGCCGACAGCTGGCCAACAGCTGGCCAACAGCTGGCCAACAGCCCGCCGACAGCCGGCCGACAGCCGGCCAACAGCTGGCCCACAGCTGGCCAACAGCTGGCCAACAGCTGGCCAACAGCTGGACAAACAGCTGGACAAACAGCTGGCCGACAGCTGGCCTGAAGCCTCCACACTCAGGCAGCATCAGCATCAACCACCATGAGACTGACTTTCTGAAAACTAGCTTCAGCCGTCCATCCTAACTCTGCGCCCATCAGAGCAGGATGCCCAGGTAAGGGTGGAGAAGTGAGCACCCCGCAGGAACCCCGAGAACCCACCGCGGATGACGTTCTGCAGCAGGATGCGGACGTGCTGGTCCCGATCGGACCGGGTCTGCTCGTGGTTGAAGCCCAGGGCGTGCAGCAGCTCGTGCTGGATGACCTGCTGGAACACGCAGCCCCGACGGCTCAGCGACACCACCTGACCTCCGCCACGGCGCCCCACGAAGGAAAAGCACCTAAAAGACGTTGGGGAGCGCTGAGGTGAGAACACCGGAGCCGGGGGTCGCCGAGCGTCACTGGGGAGCGGCGTCTCACCCAGACTGAGACTGGATGTCGATGAAGTCCCTCTGCCTGTTGAGCGGCGTGAAGCGGATGCAGGTGGACCGAGCGAAGGAGCGCAGGCCCCGGATGATGGTGTCTCTTTCTCGTTGGGCTTGACAGAGAACAGTCAGAATGGTGAACGGCACTGACGCCATGTTATCTGCTGCCTGGCTCTAGGGTTCCGGTGCAGACACCAGGGGATCACTCACAGTACTGGTTGGAGATGCGGTAGGGAACGTAGACATTGCCGTCGCTGGACTTCGGCCACAGGCAGTTCCTGTTCCTGGGGCGACTGGTGCAGGGATCAGCGTTCCGTAGACCTGTGGACACGGCGATGTCTCCAAACATCACCAGAGGTTCCTCCAAACTCTTTCCTGCAAAAGGTTCCATCAAGAacatgtttgtctgtttgtaaGATAAAGGAACGCATCCTGTTGAAAGCAACGTACCAACGTTGACATTGGCTTTCTCCAGCAGAGTGGACACACTGAACTCATCGTCTTCAATGCTGTTACCTGTGGAACCATGGCAGCCTCAGTTTaggaacagaggagaacagaacagaacagaacagaatggAGAACAGAAGTCTTTTCTCACCAGAGTTCTCGCTGTTCTTGTCATCGGAGGTGTCCTGTAAAGAAGGAGGTTCATTAAACGTTCTGTGCAAGTAATGAGACGTTCTAGTGTTCCAGTCAAAGTTTGcacatgatggaaaaaaaaaaaaacagttccaGTCAGAACAGCGTACTGTTCTCCCAGAATCGAATTAAAATGTGAGATTTTCCAGAAATGAGCTTAGCTCAGAGTGAGTCTCTATGTGTGTCAGAGGTCAGCGGTCCCTGACGCTGTACCTGCAGAGTGAAGGTGTGTGCGGAACACAGCAGCAAACTGAGCACAGCGGTCCGCAGCATCATGGCCGATGAGGAGAACGCCGCAGAACGCCCCGGCTCCAGACTTATAAACCCCGTCGCTCGTCCTGATAGGGCCTGCTGCTCCGCCGGGGGAAGTGGCAGTTATTACTCAATCATGTCAACATGTTCCTGTGGAACTGGACCGGCAGAACCACACTAGCACTGCTCAGACCGGCTGACTTTTTTTATCTATATACTGTTTTGACAAGATGTGGAACTTTCTaaagctgcagaggaacagacacaaaacatgtCCAAGAGACTGTTCATGAGAAGAGAAACGATAAAGACTGCGTTGGCCTCCAGAACTGGAACCAGGAGAGGGGTCCACCTGACAGAAACCTGTCAGCTGAAAGTTCTGACTCCGTTCTACATTTACAGAACCAAGGAACCTCCAGGAAGCAGAGCTCTGAGAACCCAGTGTTCTGCTGGTCATGTGGGACGAACAGCTGAAGTTCCTCGTCTTGCTGTACTCATGTGGTGTTTGCACAACTTCTTCGTTTTGTGGTCAGAGCTGCAGTTCGTattaaacagaaacagagagaattTTGGTTAAtgtaaaaatcaaaaaagaggAATTTGAACTTTTGCTTTCAAgcattgttttcctgtttctctgcccTGACGCCGTTCCGATGAGAACAGCCAACGTCTGCAGTCACACCATCGCTCCTCCTTCCTGTCTTTACAGCAacattctgtctttctttctttttctctccatcaagCCACAAAGCGAGGCGCACCGTGTCTTCATGTGTGAAGAAACATGTCTGATGAAATGCCTTCAGCGGCCGTCTGGTGAAACGTGATGCTGCCTCTGCCCTGATGGCAGCAACACCAAGCCCGTCCCACAAGTCCCAACAATCAAACCTATAATCACGTCTCCCCATCAGTTTATTACACAGTACTGACGTGTACATTTTCCTGTAAACACTCTTGAAAACAACGAACAAAGAGTTTTTCTGTAACGTACTTGCTCCAGAGACATTCAGATATTTCAGTATTCTTTTATAGTTCCAAAACCATTGTCACATTAACAAGTTGTTAATCAGTTCACATCTCAGAGTCACAGACTCCCTCCATGGTTTAAAGCCTCCATCAGTCCTTCAGTCTGTGGAGTCTCAGCAGGTAGAATCCTCTACATGAAGCAGTCACAGGAACTGCttgtgttctttttgttttttcagctcttttctttttgtttgctccagttttttcagtctgaatttctcctgctccatcagctccaccttTCCTTTGAACTTTATGTTCATTTTACCAAAAGATGCAAAATCTTCAACATCTGGAAGGTCGTCCTCCACCTTCACACCTTTATATTCTTGGTTCTTTCCAAGAGTCGTTTCATTTCACCTCCTCAGCCACTGAGTCCCAGCTCGAttctccaccagcaccaccctgctgtcctccacctccacctccacatcCACCTTCACTCCTTCTGTCACAGgttgctccgcctcctcctgtcctccagtcagacctccacctccctgagagtccagaccagcagctccacccacaggaccctcctgagagagagagaggctccacctctgctccacctccaccagtctCTTCTCCATCTGTGCCTtcgcctcctccaccttcttcttcttcagtacTCTCTCCACACTTTTGTTCCcgttcacctcctcctctgctcttcgccccctccgtcacctcctcctcaggaCAGGCCCTCCactggtgtccctcctgtccactcCTGTCCTGGAGCATCTCATGCTCTCCATAGTGTGTAGTCAAATCCCTCCACGGTGACTCTGAAGCTTAGGTTTAAATGCTGGCTGTTgttcttcagcaccatggagagctccTGCTGTAGCTCACCATGTGACGGAGTTCAGGGTCTTTACAGCCAGAGGACAgcgtcctcagaggagacacTACCGTCCCGGATCTGGACAGCGCGCTAATGATGTCCACGTCTCTGATGTATGGGGGAACTTTTCCTGCCGCTGGAATCCACTGAAATCAGttacatttgcacctttatttgatttagttggagtGTTTGTGAGCTTActataaagagattactcagatttagcTTCCGCTaaacctcacagaatcacaccAGAGCTAAAAGTTAAACTGCTACAGACAATAGCATGTTTGTCCCGAAGTCATGGGAGGAACTGAATGTCTTATGAAGTTTTTGGATGATTCCGTGATGATTAGTACACACTCTTTCTACACCAAGACGAGGAAGACCTGATGGatggacatttttccaagattttgtaggaatcaactgaactgtaTATCTGCTACTTCGAAACctgttgattttaaaatcatttcatttttttctccctctgacTCGTGCTACTATCCAGACGTATGACGTTGATGTTTTGACACCAGACACTGTTCTGCTCCTGAACCATGTTCCTGAGGGAGGCTaccgagcatcctgagcccagccGCAGCTAAAATTGAAGTTTGATGTACAGAGACGATTAGGGATGGGAATCCAGAAGcgattcttttgtagaaccggttcaAAGtgactcgattccaaggaattgttTGTCCATCTCCTTGACGATTCCGCTTGTCGGTTCCGCTGTGCGCGTGACGACGTAACGCCGGGCTCACACCAGCCACGGTGCGGCTGCAGGCAGCCTCCGGCGCCGCTACAGAGCCCGTCCGGCGGTCTGGAaactttccgcaaggatcctattcTTCCCCTACCCCGGAGTCCTGCCGCGTGAATCTGAACAGAAGCAAGTCAGGTGACAGAAGGAAAGTACATGCaagttccaaaataagtgatttcggAATAAAATGTGTCGTGTTTTTGTCTTAACatcttttttgtaattcttctagAATATATAACAACGCGttctaatcattatatgcattagaagaatgatcGATGTTGTACTTAATCAATGTATGAAAGCAATTGCCCAAAACAGTTctagagcggctctgtgttgccagattgggcaggtttctgcacaatcaggcttcttttgaacccgttgcatgggttgatgaaatggttatgtgtttTTGATGTGTTCTTTCTATTATGCAAAtcgtttttacggttttaacaagcactttctacagagatggagatttggctgctt comes from the Salarias fasciatus chromosome 1, fSalaFa1.1, whole genome shotgun sequence genome and includes:
- the LOC115392294 gene encoding low choriolytic enzyme-like — encoded protein: MMLRTAVLSLLLCSAHTFTLQDTSDDKNSENSGNSIEDDEFSVSTLLEKANVNVGKSLEEPLVMFGDIAVSTGLRNADPCTSRPRNRNCLWPKSSDGNVYVPYRISNQYSQRERDTIIRGLRSFARSTCIRFTPLNRQRDFIDIQSQSGCFSFVGRRGGGQVVSLSRRGCVFQQVIQHELLHALGFNHEQTRSDRDQHVRILLQNVIRGMEHNFRKIATINLGTPYDYNSVMHYGKFAFSRNRQPTILPIPNENVAIGRATQMSPTDILRVNRLYRCNSTSVFTPEGNSSKNEIL